The sequence below is a genomic window from Lolium perenne isolate Kyuss_39 chromosome 4, Kyuss_2.0, whole genome shotgun sequence.
AATTACATCACTGCGCAGAAGGTGCTTCCAGATTGCTTTAGCACACATCAGttaacttacagaaggaggatatGTATCAACTCATGAAAACCATGCAAGTTCCCATAAAAACTGCAAGTGTTCCGAGCTATCTGCATCAACACTAGCATATGATATATCTATATCGATCAGTTCACCTTGGGGCTCTGACTCTGAGACACCTTCAAGAATTCCAAAGCTTTCCTGCACATTTCATGAGAAGTACTTGTCTAAATGTTAAACATATCCTTATTCAGGGGCTAGAAGAGTAAAcatttttttttttcgagaattaGAGTACACAAAAAATGTAAGTTCTCTAGATATATTTGACCATCATCAGTTGTAATGGAACATGCAACTCACAGAAAGTTAGTCACTACCCCAAGAGCTAGCCATACTATAAAATGAAGGTGTAGATAACTAGTGGTAGCATACCGCAGCCCATCCTCGATCTCAGCATTCCCTGTGTCCAGTTTCAGCGCATCCAAAAACGCCTTGCACGCACCCTTGTAATCCTGATGATAATACACAAGCAGCGAACGATCATAAGACGATTTGCATAGCCAAAGTCCCAAGAAAAATGTATCTTCTACTACCCAACCTTGAGTGACATTAGAGCTTTGCTCTGCCTGTACAAGGCCTTTGGCCAGCCTGGTCGTCTTTTGCTACATTCAAGAGCATCCAGCAAGCTGAGCAAAGGCCTACCCAACTGAAGCCAGCAGAGGCTCCTATTTGAGAACAAGGCTGCATCGTTAGGGTCAAGCTCCATTGCCTATACATCCAAAAAAGTTAACTGATTAGTTTATAGTACGGAAGAGTTGTAAGCATGCGCATTGTTGCACACAGAGTATCGGTATTTAGTATGCAATGTTTCGATGAGTACAGATTCAGTTAGCAGAATTTAGAAATCAAGGCCAGCTGAAGCCCGGATGCCATTACTCAGGAGCATGGAGCGAGTATGTGGTACTGTAACATACTAACATACCATACTGTAGGATTCTGCAGCAGACAGAAAATCTCTTCTCCCAACTGCCTTACTCCCTCGTGACTTCAACTCCACTAGTTTCCTTTTATCCACAGGCTCACTCTAAACAATCAAGAATAGCAAATAAACATGTGTTTGATGAATCTGTGGAATACATATTATCATGTAAAGATTCAAGAATTACGACATTTATTTCACATAATATTTCTGCTCAGCACTTCTATGATTGCACAAGAAAAATGTTTCGACTTTCAAAAAACATAAACGATACTAAGACTACACTTTTCCATACTGACACAAGCAACTCCCTCATATACAACCTCCAGTCAAGAAAGAGTATCACTGCAAGATGCGTGTAGCCAAACAACATAAACGTTGGCCAATTATATTTTATGAATTATGTAGGCTAGATTTAAATTTGCAGCAAAATTTGTTTCATAATATTGTGCTTCTCTAATTTTTATGATGGAAGTAAAACAGAATCTAGATGTTAAAGCAGCATTTTTATGATTTGAAACGAAATAAACATTTTTTGTCTGAGTTAAGGTAGTAAGGAGTACAAGATTCCCTGAACAGAAAAACAAAGTGCAACTCATAAGTGGAGCTAAGCACACACTGAATCATTACATAATGAGGTATATAACAGAATAATGTTTAGATAGAATGTGCTCCCATTTCTGCATCTGCTTCTAAGTATACAATTAGTTTAGCTGTCCTTTCTGTGCCAAGCTTGGCAACTTGCACAAACCAAAATGATAGAGAGAAAAAATTCTGCGGGCATATATCTTTGAATAAGGATCGCAAGTAAATTATTTCCAAACATGTTAAAATATTCAATTATAATGAATTGTACATTGAACAGGACAATAGAAGTCTGTAAGCCCATAATTTAAGAGAAAAAAACAGGAAATAATACTCCGAAGCCAGCACAAGAGGTTTCAACAAACAGGACTAGTAGTTTGGACACCTCTTACGACATGTAGCTACAAACAGTAAGAACAAAATTGTGCAGATAAATAGAGCCACAAGCAGAACACAAGAAGTCAAGGACTATGAGATGCCATTTCTAGGAAGGTTGGGGGGGTGGGGTGGGCAATGGGAGGGATTAGGCGGATGTATTACGGTATCAGAGCAACCACAAACTTTGAGCAGTAAACGGTAGACGTTACTCATTGATCAAACAATTGTCCCAAAGCTTTAAGAGCTATTCTGTTCAATTCTCACTCTAATCCAAGAAATGGCACACATCAGTTGCATGGTTCAATGTGCATGCATATAGTAGGAAAGAGGTAAAATTTACATCACTGGTAAGAAACATGCATGCCTCATTATTCATTAATTAAACAACTGTGCTTAAACCTTAGAGATACAGTGGTCAGTTTGCACTAGTATACCGGGGTAGGTGTCAACAACAGTTGCGAGGCTCAAACTGAATGTTTATATAGTACCACAGAGGTAAACTTACATCATTATGAGGATACCAGCCGTCTCCAATCCCCAGTACACACATCAAGCACTCACTTGGGCCACTCTTTGGAGGAGCATCACGTAAAGCGGTTAAGAAATAATCTCCATTTGCATCAGCACCAGCCTATCATGGAAAACAGCTGTAGGTATTTCCTCGGGATAACTTAGATAGCTTATCCTATTTTTCACAGTTTCAGAAACGCAACAACAGTCGTAATGGCACTGAGTTTGCATCAGTTGACTGCTGAACTGTCTGGTCCATTACCATCCAATTTGTGGCAGTCATATTTGATTGTCCCAGTGTGGAAAGAAGGTTAAAATATGCACCAAGAAGAGTGTCTCACTGCTAAAAATGTGACATGCCACATTGTTACCTATAATGCATACATGATATGAGCATGGCTACACTGTGACAAGGCATGTCCTAAAATCCCCATTATGTCGGTACAGTTTCTACTAGTGCAGTTGGATAAGTAGTAAGTGTCAGGGTACTGGATACACATTAGATACCCAGTATAGCAAATCAGCGGAGCGCGCATCATAAGTGTTCATAAACCATAGAAAGCAAAATTTACAAATTTCATAAATTGAATCATACAAAAAAAcgttaaaaacaaaacaaacagccCCATAGTAGTTCTAGAAACTGGAAATGATAAGTTGAAGTTACAGTACCTCAACCAGGAGTTTCACACATTTCACTGAGGTAGCATTTATAGCAAAATAGAGAGGCGTCATACCATTTGCCATCTTGTTGTACTGGCATGAAACATCAAGATATCAGGTTCTTCAAAGTTGTGGAGGGAT
It includes:
- the LOC127294712 gene encoding small glutamine-rich tetratricopeptide repeat-containing protein 2, which encodes MAPPPPPPRFPASPTFSAGDKTRTMLLQAAINGDIRSFTRLARALDKGRGCLKDTVEGVRIEGDAYMRGLGALHLAAGNGNLEMCRYLVEVLRVEVDALDHGGKTPLIQAIYFERVNTAKYLLDQGANQDKTSYDGFAPLHCAAGLGCYKIVRQLLERGAYPDPVNCCGTPLHIVAAESDDRSMKILLDHNANYNKMANGMTPLYFAINATSVKCVKLLVEAGADANGDYFLTALRDAPPKSGPSECLMCVLGIGDGWYPHNDSEPVDKRKLVELKSRGSKAVGRRDFLSAAESYSMAMELDPNDAALFSNRSLCWLQLGRPLLSLLDALECSKRRPGWPKALYRQSKALMSLKDYKGACKAFLDALKLDTGNAEIEDGLRKALEFLKVSQSQSPKVN